A window of the Lactuca sativa cultivar Salinas chromosome 5, Lsat_Salinas_v11, whole genome shotgun sequence genome harbors these coding sequences:
- the LOC111877108 gene encoding zinc finger protein 7 produces the protein MNPIDEEKNWLNLNVGQNFEDSYPRSKPISVKICHFCKRKFYSPQALGGHQNAHKRERDAARRYHSLNMDTKFPTHRTLGVHTHSLPYKPTTNEGGQIMVTVGDYGTTWVNGEEGLMWPGSFYLDSQMVAPQPSDQLSLDLTLKL, from the coding sequence ATGAATCCCATAGATGAAGAAAAGAATTGGCTGAATCTTAACGTGGGACAAAACTTTGAAGATTCTTATCCAAGATCAAAACCAATCTCAGTGAAGATATGCCACTTCTGCAAGAGGAAGTTCTACAGCCCACAAGCACTTGGGGGTCATCAAAATGCTCATAAAAGGGAGAGAGATGCAGCAAGAAGATACCACTCTCTTAACATGGACACTAAGTTCCCAACTCATCGAACACTTGGTGTGCATACCCACTCGCTTCCATATAAACCAACCACAAATGAAGGAGGGCAAATAATGGTAACAGTGGGTGACTATGGAACTACATGGGTGAATGGTGAAGAGGGTTTAATGTGGCCTGGAAGTTTTTATTTGGATTCACAAATGgtggctcctcagccttcggatCAACTCTCACTTGATTTAACTCTCAAGTTGTGA